The following proteins come from a genomic window of Aequorivita marisscotiae:
- a CDS encoding TIR domain-containing protein, with translation MKIFISHSQRQKLFIKELRKHLPDFIELWIDEKKLLIGEEVQNTIKKTIDEDIHFLVLIIDRNAVESNWVMQEFEWGIKKELKLSRPFVLPIVLEKDIWDSLEDNNIKKRLFLPCYEFSDEAIAVTAKNLINQLFAWTCKELYGSGLESDQKSSLDLLDEADNFIKEIAEKVRLLVYPYRQNNPLDLLQLLDMLKEQNELVDISIFTFKELIARIIKQNHLTGIVSDGEYIWVKQEHYSWKLAIHSKNKEKIAKRAIKFINSNYIIALDSGSTTLAIAKEINKGLEMGLWDNLKVVTNSIPIAQELFMYSSKLGLVDNNNILSVFMTEGRIRPNSLAVVNDDEIYQNVDSGFQETISKLGGADICFVGANGVYRNEGFAVHSTYEIRSKSEILKNCKNKFIVIDSSKLKIQEQNKFVDFNDDIKVITTEDLTSNDLVIIKKIAHSSSLELILV, from the coding sequence ATGAAAATATTTATTAGTCATAGTCAAAGACAAAAATTATTTATTAAGGAGTTAAGAAAACATTTGCCTGACTTTATTGAATTATGGATTGACGAAAAGAAACTTCTTATTGGAGAGGAAGTCCAAAATACCATAAAGAAAACGATCGACGAGGATATTCATTTTTTGGTATTGATTATTGACAGGAATGCCGTTGAATCAAATTGGGTAATGCAAGAATTTGAATGGGGCATAAAAAAGGAACTTAAACTTAGTAGACCATTCGTACTTCCCATTGTGTTAGAAAAGGATATTTGGGATTCACTTGAAGATAATAATATTAAAAAGCGATTATTTCTTCCTTGCTATGAGTTTTCGGATGAAGCTATTGCCGTGACCGCTAAAAATTTAATTAATCAATTATTTGCATGGACGTGTAAAGAATTATATGGAAGCGGGTTAGAATCAGATCAAAAATCATCTTTAGACTTATTGGATGAAGCCGACAATTTTATAAAGGAAATTGCTGAAAAGGTAAGATTGTTAGTTTATCCCTATCGTCAAAACAACCCTCTCGATTTACTGCAACTTTTAGATATGTTAAAAGAACAAAATGAGCTAGTTGATATTTCTATATTTACTTTTAAAGAATTAATTGCAAGAATAATAAAACAGAATCATTTAACAGGAATAGTTAGTGATGGTGAGTACATCTGGGTTAAACAAGAACATTATTCTTGGAAATTAGCTATTCATTCAAAAAATAAGGAGAAAATTGCGAAACGAGCAATTAAATTTATAAATTCAAATTATATTATAGCCTTAGATTCAGGTTCAACAACTTTGGCAATAGCCAAAGAAATCAATAAAGGACTAGAAATGGGACTATGGGATAACTTAAAAGTTGTTACGAATTCAATTCCTATTGCACAAGAGCTATTCATGTATTCAAGTAAATTAGGGCTTGTGGATAATAATAATATTTTGAGTGTATTCATGACAGAAGGTCGTATTAGGCCCAATTCACTCGCTGTAGTTAATGATGATGAAATATATCAAAATGTAGATTCGGGTTTTCAAGAAACAATATCGAAACTTGGCGGGGCGGACATCTGTTTTGTGGGTGCAAACGGCGTTTATAGAAATGAAGGTTTTGCCGTACATAGCACTTACGAAATAAGGTCAAAAAGTGAAATTTTAAAGAACTGTAAAAATAAGTTTATTGTAATCGATTCTTCAAAATTGAAAATACAGGAGCAAAATAAGTTTGTTGATTTTAATGATGACATTAAAGTAATCACGACTGAAGACCTTACCTCAAACGATTTAGTAATAATAAAAAAAATTGCACATAGTTCTAGCTTAGAGTTAATTTTGGTATAA
- a CDS encoding response regulator, producing MFKKVLISDDLDCINQGVIAVLQALKVEAIAEVVYCDDAFLKIEKAILEKAPFDLLITDLSYTPDHREQTFSSGEDLIAALKKKHPELPIIAYSVEDRLQRVRSLVVNHKLNGYVCKGRRGLEELKTAIHKVFEGETYLSPQVENALSKKSTPIIEDYDIALMEQLANGLSQKEISEHFRSVNIVPSSLSSIEKRVGKLCIHFKVKNAIHLVATVKDLGLI from the coding sequence ATGTTTAAGAAAGTGCTAATTTCAGACGACCTCGATTGTATTAACCAAGGCGTAATAGCGGTATTGCAAGCCTTAAAGGTTGAGGCTATTGCCGAAGTTGTGTATTGCGATGATGCTTTCCTAAAAATAGAAAAGGCAATTTTAGAGAAAGCCCCGTTTGATTTGTTGATAACAGATCTATCATATACCCCTGACCATAGGGAACAAACCTTTTCGTCTGGCGAAGACTTGATAGCTGCACTAAAGAAAAAGCATCCCGAATTACCTATTATAGCCTATTCGGTAGAAGACCGATTGCAACGAGTGCGTTCCCTTGTTGTCAATCACAAGCTTAACGGCTACGTATGTAAAGGCAGAAGAGGCCTTGAAGAATTGAAGACTGCAATACATAAAGTATTTGAGGGAGAAACCTATCTATCACCACAAGTTGAAAATGCACTCTCTAAAAAGTCCACCCCTATTATAGAAGATTATGATATTGCGTTAATGGAGCAATTGGCAAATGGGCTGTCTCAAAAGGAAATCAGTGAACATTTTAGGAGTGTAAATATCGTGCCTAGTAGTTTAAGCTCCATAGAAAAGCGAGTAGGAAAACTTTGTATTCATTTTAAAGTGAAAAATGCCATTCACCTCGTAGCAACGGTTAAAGACCTAGGATTAATTTAG
- a CDS encoding tetratricopeptide repeat-containing sensor histidine kinase, whose amino-acid sequence MIGQYKIDSTAYHFKRILNPQHSSDFPKAISYYTRLKEKHLKDKNTYKAIQDLQMIAIAEFEMGNSYDSEAATVEAFELIDTSLHTDTLVDAKKGLYNQLGRIYRATYRYEETIKAYTNALKFSSNRNDSLTLLNNTGNVYMDMGRYKKALEKFNLALLKKGVKQNTLSYARLLNNKGVAQAKIGNNEEGLNNMQQALELRELKNDMPGKYSSYKSLARYYFEQGDKKQALEFANKAYGVANNINSLSFLEDALSLFASMSEDIKTVQFEKITDSITKEKQLAENKNAFMKYNVEKERKNTLAAQLEKERQKTWTILILALAIVGFLMSIVLYFTIKNKHRQEKIKQVHITEKRISKKVHDEVANDVYRLMAKLQSKPAGKDEILDDLESIYDKSRDISKENSAVAVENFQDTLSDLLLGYENENVSVIQRDSSPIDWSKVSTIKKTNLFRVLQELMTNMAKHSNATAVVLNFEQKGKTIAIKYADNGKGCLLNSKNGLQNAESRIKAINGTITFESEPNKGFKATIII is encoded by the coding sequence ATGATTGGTCAATATAAAATTGACAGCACTGCCTATCACTTCAAACGTATTCTAAATCCGCAGCACAGCTCAGATTTCCCGAAAGCAATTAGTTATTATACCCGTTTAAAGGAAAAGCATCTAAAAGATAAAAACACTTATAAGGCCATCCAAGACCTACAGATGATCGCCATTGCTGAATTTGAAATGGGCAATAGTTATGATAGTGAAGCCGCAACCGTGGAAGCTTTTGAATTAATAGATACGTCCTTACATACAGATACTTTAGTTGATGCCAAAAAAGGTTTGTACAATCAATTGGGTAGAATTTACCGGGCTACTTACAGATATGAGGAAACTATAAAAGCCTACACGAATGCCTTAAAATTCTCTTCAAATAGAAACGACAGCCTTACGCTTTTAAACAATACCGGCAATGTATATATGGATATGGGCCGCTATAAAAAAGCTTTGGAAAAATTTAACCTTGCTTTGCTAAAAAAGGGAGTGAAGCAAAACACGCTTTCCTATGCTAGGTTATTGAACAATAAAGGTGTGGCACAGGCCAAAATTGGTAATAATGAGGAGGGTCTAAATAATATGCAACAGGCCTTAGAACTAAGAGAACTCAAAAACGATATGCCTGGTAAATATTCCAGCTATAAAAGTTTGGCGCGCTATTATTTTGAGCAAGGGGATAAAAAACAGGCTTTGGAATTTGCAAATAAAGCGTATGGGGTGGCTAACAACATTAACAGCCTTTCCTTTTTAGAAGATGCCCTTTCGCTTTTTGCAAGTATGAGTGAAGATATAAAAACAGTACAGTTTGAAAAAATTACCGATAGCATAACCAAGGAAAAACAACTGGCAGAAAATAAGAATGCTTTTATGAAGTACAATGTGGAGAAGGAACGCAAAAATACCCTTGCCGCCCAGTTGGAAAAAGAGAGGCAGAAAACGTGGACTATTTTAATATTGGCATTGGCCATAGTGGGATTTTTGATGAGTATTGTTCTTTATTTCACTATAAAGAACAAGCACAGACAGGAGAAGATCAAGCAGGTACATATAACTGAAAAGCGCATCTCCAAAAAAGTACACGACGAAGTGGCAAACGATGTATATAGACTTATGGCGAAACTACAGAGCAAGCCTGCTGGAAAGGATGAAATTTTGGATGATCTGGAATCTATTTATGATAAGAGCAGAGACATTTCTAAGGAAAACAGTGCCGTTGCTGTTGAAAACTTTCAAGATACCCTGTCTGATTTGTTGTTGGGTTATGAAAACGAAAATGTGTCTGTAATCCAAAGAGATAGTTCTCCTATTGATTGGAGCAAGGTAAGCACTATTAAAAAAACCAATCTCTTTAGGGTATTGCAGGAGTTGATGACGAATATGGCCAAGCACAGCAACGCCACCGCGGTGGTGCTGAATTTTGAGCAAAAAGGAAAAACTATTGCCATTAAATATGCCGATAATGGGAAGGGCTGTTTATTAAATAGCAAGAATGGACTTCAGAATGCGGAATCCCGCATAAAAGCGATTAACGGAACGATTACTTTTGAATCAGAACCAAATAAAGGGTTTAAGGCAACTATAATTATTTGA
- a CDS encoding 5' nucleotidase, NT5C type, protein MHLTIGKILKEYKEYLTDYEIEQLRKVQREKTDFAAQVKQLQLALFAEEWDFMMDSARNPMSQEATNRVNRKRKAFGVNPVDASGFGADSSSKLFCEEVVRHTKNYNELLELKKRNAKQTVFVDMDSVLVDFQSGIDKISEEDKLKYDKKLDEVPGIFSLMDPYDGAIEGYKWLCANFDTYILSTAPWENPSAWSDKLLWVKKYLPKAAHKRLILSHNKHLAKGDFLIDDRTANGAGAFVGKHIHFGPEGKDFADWKAVISYMKNLA, encoded by the coding sequence ATGCATTTAACTATTGGAAAAATTTTAAAAGAATACAAAGAATATTTAACGGATTATGAAATTGAACAATTAAGAAAAGTCCAAAGAGAAAAAACAGACTTTGCTGCACAGGTAAAACAATTACAATTGGCGCTATTTGCGGAGGAATGGGATTTTATGATGGATTCTGCCCGCAATCCAATGTCACAGGAAGCTACGAACCGCGTTAATAGAAAAAGGAAAGCCTTCGGGGTGAATCCCGTGGACGCTTCGGGATTTGGAGCGGATAGTTCCTCAAAACTATTCTGTGAGGAAGTAGTGCGCCACACTAAAAATTACAATGAGCTGTTAGAACTGAAGAAGCGAAATGCCAAGCAAACTGTCTTTGTGGATATGGACAGTGTGCTGGTAGATTTCCAAAGTGGAATAGATAAAATTAGCGAGGAAGATAAATTAAAATATGATAAGAAGCTGGATGAGGTTCCGGGCATTTTCTCTCTGATGGATCCATATGACGGCGCTATTGAAGGATATAAATGGTTGTGTGCGAATTTTGACACCTACATTTTATCAACCGCGCCTTGGGAGAATCCGAGTGCCTGGTCTGATAAATTACTGTGGGTGAAGAAATACTTGCCGAAGGCAGCCCATAAAAGATTGATTCTTTCGCATAACAAACATTTGGCGAAAGGGGATTTCCTTATCGACGATAGAACCGCAAATGGGGCCGGAGCATTTGTAGGAAAACACATTCACTTTGGTCCAGAAGGAAAAGACTTTGCCGATTGGAAGGCGGTAATTAGCTATATGAAAAACCTGGCATAA
- a CDS encoding DUF6557 family protein — MILNELMHNHTWETISVQFLKSYPEAKNNLEGYKMVFEKLKEMDPKSIAMAIVISKETDIIDGDYFIDVAGIYNHPKSLEEKYPQGIEFLPWCQWLGMEISKDSLINFSEPEILVHCFYEMTYVSLSEEDIQKAIHRER, encoded by the coding sequence ATGATCTTAAATGAATTAATGCACAACCATACTTGGGAAACCATTTCAGTCCAATTTTTAAAAAGCTACCCAGAAGCAAAAAACAATTTGGAAGGCTATAAAATGGTGTTCGAAAAATTGAAAGAAATGGATCCGAAAAGTATAGCTATGGCTATTGTGATTTCTAAGGAAACCGATATTATCGATGGCGATTACTTTATAGATGTTGCGGGAATTTATAACCATCCCAAAAGCTTGGAAGAAAAGTATCCGCAAGGCATTGAATTTTTACCCTGGTGCCAATGGTTGGGAATGGAGATTAGTAAAGACAGTCTAATAAACTTTTCAGAACCGGAAATCCTTGTGCATTGTTTTTATGAGATGACTTATGTTAGCCTGTCTGAGGAAGATATTCAAAAAGCAATACATAGAGAGAGATAG